In one Phenylobacterium glaciei genomic region, the following are encoded:
- a CDS encoding NADPH:quinone oxidoreductase family protein — MKALVVEELAADYGGCVLKEIETPEPRPGEVRIKVKAAAVNFPDLLQTKGEYQHKPALPFIPGMEIAGEVEALGEGVTQFQIGDAVVGGARIGGFSEYAVTPAAALRPKPANLSFSQAAGYATAYLTAYVSLVRRAQVEAGEWVLVHGAAGGVGLAAVDMAKHLGCKVIAASASDEKLAIIEKEYAPDAVVNVTGGFRERVKEITGGRGADVIYDPVGGDVFDESVRCIAFNGRILSIGFTSGRLPVLPVNMALIKGFSVMGVRAGEYGRQFPEKGRENAAAIWALANEGKMHPRVDHEYPLSEWRAAFESLANRKVVGKTIVRPDL, encoded by the coding sequence ATGAAAGCCCTCGTCGTCGAGGAACTGGCCGCTGACTACGGCGGCTGCGTCCTGAAGGAGATCGAGACGCCAGAGCCCCGGCCCGGTGAGGTGCGGATCAAGGTCAAGGCCGCCGCGGTCAACTTCCCCGACCTGCTGCAGACCAAGGGCGAATACCAGCACAAGCCGGCCCTGCCCTTCATCCCCGGCATGGAGATCGCCGGCGAGGTCGAGGCCCTGGGCGAAGGGGTCACCCAGTTCCAGATCGGCGACGCCGTGGTGGGCGGGGCCCGGATCGGCGGCTTCTCCGAATATGCCGTGACGCCGGCCGCGGCCCTGCGGCCCAAGCCCGCCAACCTTTCCTTCAGCCAGGCCGCCGGCTACGCCACCGCCTATCTCACAGCCTATGTCTCCCTGGTGCGCCGCGCCCAGGTGGAGGCCGGCGAGTGGGTGCTGGTGCATGGGGCGGCCGGCGGTGTGGGCCTGGCCGCCGTCGATATGGCCAAGCATCTTGGCTGCAAGGTGATCGCCGCCTCGGCCTCCGACGAGAAGCTGGCCATTATCGAGAAGGAATACGCTCCCGACGCCGTGGTGAATGTCACCGGCGGCTTCCGGGAGCGCGTCAAGGAGATCACCGGCGGCCGCGGAGCCGACGTGATCTATGACCCCGTGGGCGGCGACGTCTTCGACGAGAGCGTCCGCTGCATCGCCTTCAACGGCCGCATCCTCTCCATCGGCTTCACCTCCGGCCGCCTGCCGGTGCTGCCGGTCAACATGGCCCTGATCAAGGGCTTCTCGGTGATGGGCGTGCGGGCCGGCGAGTACGGCCGCCAGTTCCCCGAGAAGGGCCGCGAGAACGCCGCCGCCATCTGGGCGCTCGCCAACGAAGGCAAGATGCATCCCCGGGTCGACCACGAATACCCGCTGTCGGAATGGCGCGCCGCCTTCGAGAGCCTCGCCAACCGCAAGGTCGTCGGCAAGACCATCGTGAGGCCGGACCTCTAG
- a CDS encoding alpha/beta hydrolase, with amino-acid sequence MPSASTQRYLVRTLLSLPSSLLRLLSGGGVVYRGGRTLDPRLQFLAAGASRGPAMTTLSPEEARRASAQGLVALSGPPEPGVRTEPLSIPNGAHTIPARLYRPEGQNPAAPLMVFAHFGGGVIGDLETCDAFCGILAKIAHCPVLSVDYRLAPEHRFPAGLEDVLAAYRWGRDNAARFGAPAGRACIGGDSMGGNFAAIVAQELKRAAEAQPDLQLLIYPCTDVASETASMTTYAESFPLSRATMDWFMGHYMGPEADPADPRLSPVRTANLSGLAPAVVITAGFDPLVDQGEAYAKRLKDAGVPTAYRCYDSLAHGFTAFTGAVPCADVACREIAGLVREGLEGRIH; translated from the coding sequence GTGCCGAGCGCCTCCACCCAGCGGTACCTGGTCCGCACCCTGTTGTCCCTGCCCTCCTCCCTGCTGCGGCTGCTGTCGGGCGGCGGGGTGGTCTATCGCGGCGGACGCACCCTCGATCCCCGCCTGCAGTTCCTGGCCGCCGGCGCGTCCCGTGGCCCCGCCATGACCACGCTCAGCCCCGAGGAAGCCCGCCGGGCCAGCGCCCAGGGGCTGGTGGCGCTCAGCGGTCCGCCCGAACCCGGCGTGCGCACCGAGCCCCTCAGCATTCCGAACGGCGCCCACACCATCCCCGCCCGCCTCTACCGGCCCGAGGGCCAAAACCCGGCCGCGCCGCTGATGGTCTTCGCCCACTTCGGCGGTGGGGTGATCGGCGACCTGGAGACCTGCGACGCTTTCTGCGGCATCCTCGCCAAGATCGCCCACTGCCCGGTGCTGTCGGTGGACTACCGACTGGCGCCCGAGCACCGTTTCCCGGCCGGGCTGGAGGATGTCCTGGCGGCCTATCGCTGGGGCCGCGACAACGCCGCCCGCTTCGGGGCGCCGGCCGGCCGCGCCTGCATCGGCGGTGACTCCATGGGGGGCAACTTCGCCGCCATCGTCGCCCAGGAGCTGAAGCGCGCCGCCGAGGCCCAGCCCGACCTGCAGCTGCTGATCTATCCCTGCACCGACGTGGCCAGCGAAACGGCCTCCATGACCACCTATGCCGAGAGCTTCCCGCTGAGCCGCGCCACCATGGACTGGTTCATGGGTCACTATATGGGCCCCGAGGCCGATCCCGCCGATCCGCGCCTGTCGCCGGTTCGCACGGCCAACCTCTCAGGCCTTGCGCCGGCCGTGGTGATAACCGCCGGCTTTGACCCGCTGGTGGATCAGGGCGAAGCCTATGCCAAACGCCTGAAGGACGCCGGCGTCCCCACCGCCTACCGCTGCTATGACAGCCTGGCCCATGGCTTCACCGCCTTCACCGGCGCGGTCCCCTGCGCCGACGTCGCCTGTCGCGAGATCGCGGGCCTGGTGCGTGAAGGCCTGGAAGGACGAATTCACTGA
- a CDS encoding TetR/AcrR family transcriptional regulator, protein MSQVAYLPVGKREQTKVQNRQAILDAAREVFGELGYEACTVRDIIRRTGLAAGTFYNYYRSKEEVYVALSDEGARRFTPLLKAQRAQSADWESFVRAAIEAYFGFLADEHKSWLARRPPDEPHPHVHGETPEMAAVFNEVREAIVEEIARGGTPGADPDYLAAACIAIAREVGEKMVARRPIDIKGAADFVVALIQGGVKGLPKTGV, encoded by the coding sequence ATGTCCCAGGTCGCTTATCTCCCGGTCGGCAAGCGCGAGCAGACCAAGGTCCAGAACCGTCAGGCCATACTGGACGCTGCCCGCGAAGTGTTCGGAGAGCTGGGCTATGAGGCCTGCACGGTGCGCGACATCATTCGCCGCACCGGTCTGGCGGCAGGCACCTTCTACAACTACTACCGCTCCAAGGAGGAGGTCTATGTCGCCCTCTCCGACGAGGGCGCCCGGCGCTTTACGCCGCTGCTGAAGGCCCAGCGGGCCCAGTCGGCCGACTGGGAGAGCTTCGTCCGCGCCGCCATCGAGGCCTATTTCGGCTTCCTGGCCGACGAGCACAAGAGCTGGCTGGCCCGGCGTCCGCCGGACGAGCCCCACCCCCACGTGCATGGCGAGACCCCGGAGATGGCCGCTGTGTTCAACGAGGTTCGCGAAGCCATCGTCGAGGAGATCGCCCGGGGCGGAACCCCCGGCGCCGACCCCGACTACCTGGCCGCCGCCTGCATCGCCATCGCCCGCGAGGTCGGCGAGAAGATGGTCGCCCGCCGACCCATCGACATCAAGGGGGCCGCCGATTTCGTGGTCGCCCTGATCCAGGGGGGCGTGAAGGGCCTGCCCAAGACCGGGGTCTAG
- a CDS encoding SDR family oxidoreductase yields MAELTQDDLMFRPGLMKGERILITGGGTGLGKVMAEACLILGAQVYICGRRGGIVEATAKDLMDAHGGKVVGIACDIRVPEAITEMMDKIWSDGGALTGLVNNAAGNFISRTQDLSPRGFDAIANIVFRGSFFVTLDAGKRWIEEGKKASVVSILTTWIWNGGPFTVPSAMSKAGLATMSQSLAVEWGPYGIRFNNIAPGPFPTEGMSARLNPGEQRNDGEASRTGNPMGRVGEMRELANLAVYLLHPLSAYVNGQTIAIDGAAWQASGGNFSGLRAWTDDQWSQAKESIQATNAKDRAARTV; encoded by the coding sequence ATGGCCGAACTGACCCAAGACGACCTGATGTTCCGTCCCGGCCTGATGAAGGGCGAGCGGATTCTGATCACCGGCGGCGGCACCGGCCTGGGCAAGGTGATGGCCGAGGCCTGCCTGATCCTGGGCGCGCAGGTCTATATCTGCGGCCGCCGTGGCGGGATCGTGGAGGCCACGGCCAAGGACCTGATGGACGCCCACGGCGGCAAGGTGGTGGGCATCGCGTGCGACATCCGCGTGCCCGAGGCCATCACCGAGATGATGGACAAGATCTGGTCCGACGGCGGGGCGCTCACCGGCCTGGTCAACAACGCCGCCGGAAATTTCATCAGCCGCACCCAGGACCTCTCGCCGCGCGGTTTTGACGCCATCGCCAACATCGTCTTCAGGGGCTCGTTCTTCGTGACCCTGGACGCCGGCAAGCGCTGGATCGAGGAAGGCAAGAAGGCCTCGGTGGTCTCCATCCTCACCACCTGGATCTGGAACGGCGGCCCCTTCACCGTGCCGTCGGCCATGTCCAAGGCGGGTCTGGCCACCATGAGTCAGTCGCTGGCCGTGGAGTGGGGACCCTACGGCATCCGCTTCAACAACATCGCGCCCGGTCCCTTCCCCACCGAGGGGATGAGCGCCCGGCTCAATCCCGGCGAGCAGCGCAACGACGGCGAAGCCAGCCGCACCGGCAACCCCATGGGCCGGGTCGGCGAGATGCGGGAACTGGCCAACCTGGCGGTCTACCTGCTGCACCCGCTCTCGGCCTATGTGAACGGCCAGACCATCGCCATCGACGGCGCCGCCTGGCAGGCTTCGGGGGGCAATTTCTCGGGTCTGCGCGCCTGGACTGACGACCAGTGGAGCCAGGCCAAGGAGTCCATCCAGGCGACCAACGCCAAGGACCGCGCCGCGCGGACGGTGTGA
- a CDS encoding methyl-accepting chemotaxis protein has protein sequence MKRFRLVDTPLIIKIGFAPAFALVMLACLATGAIILQRVQSAELRQVVQVDMPNSLRMQKVSERITAVHGQLYFLLTHQAASIEVEKIEGDSQAMLAEIDSITKEVETARKTAPADQKKSYDDLIKALKNTRDALDVICAMIGADFGTAAGFAAPFEEEYSKMSGTLHRIVDAGQKVTDTSAAASAARAKTAQTTTLVGALATLLIAGALALSLTLTLRRDVKKIAGATEALSRGDNSINLDALARKDELGAIVSSLTVFRDNQLHLEKLRQESEASEASSEAARRQNAEAAAAIAEEQANVVTNLARALDALAAGDLTYRVDTEFPGDYRKLRDDFNAAVAKLEEAMTAIAGATASIQSGAGEISHSADDLSRRTEHQAATLEETAAALDEITATVNKTSEGATHGREATASAKTDAEQSGEIVRKAVVAMNKIQEGSNKISQIIGVVDEIAFQTNLLALNAGVEAARAGESGKGFAVVASEVRALAQRSAEAAKEIKALISASTQQVAEGVGLVDETGKALERIVRQVGEISNVVGEIAASAKEEALGLGQVNTAVNQMDQVTQQNAAMVEESTAASRVLADEAEELARLVGRFRVSGAPQAARATGRAAPAAPARHAPAHRPQVTQHQAPASRGNTALAHRPQAEDDSWEEF, from the coding sequence GTGAAGCGCTTCAGGCTCGTGGATACGCCGCTGATCATCAAGATCGGCTTCGCGCCCGCTTTCGCTCTCGTCATGCTGGCCTGCCTGGCCACCGGCGCCATCATCCTGCAACGCGTCCAGTCGGCCGAGTTGCGGCAGGTGGTCCAGGTGGACATGCCCAACAGCCTGCGCATGCAGAAGGTCTCTGAACGGATCACCGCCGTTCACGGCCAACTCTATTTCCTGCTGACCCACCAGGCCGCCTCCATCGAGGTCGAGAAGATCGAGGGCGACTCCCAGGCGATGCTGGCTGAGATCGACTCCATCACCAAGGAAGTCGAGACCGCCCGCAAGACCGCGCCCGCCGATCAGAAGAAGTCCTATGACGACCTGATCAAGGCCCTGAAGAACACCCGCGACGCCCTCGACGTGATCTGCGCCATGATCGGCGCCGACTTCGGCACCGCCGCCGGCTTCGCCGCGCCCTTCGAGGAGGAGTACTCGAAGATGAGCGGCACCCTCCACAGGATCGTGGACGCAGGCCAGAAGGTCACCGACACCAGCGCCGCCGCCAGCGCCGCCCGCGCCAAGACCGCCCAGACCACCACCCTGGTGGGCGCGCTCGCCACCCTGCTGATCGCCGGCGCCCTGGCGCTGAGCCTGACCCTGACCCTGCGCCGCGACGTCAAGAAGATCGCCGGCGCCACCGAGGCCCTCTCGCGCGGCGACAACAGCATCAATCTGGACGCCCTGGCCCGTAAGGACGAGCTGGGCGCCATCGTCTCCTCCCTGACCGTCTTCCGCGACAACCAGCTCCACCTGGAAAAACTGCGTCAGGAGAGCGAAGCCTCCGAGGCCTCCTCGGAAGCCGCCCGCCGTCAGAACGCCGAAGCCGCCGCGGCCATCGCCGAGGAACAGGCCAATGTGGTCACCAACCTGGCCCGCGCCCTCGATGCGCTCGCCGCCGGCGACCTGACCTACCGCGTCGACACCGAGTTCCCCGGCGACTACCGCAAGCTTCGCGACGACTTCAACGCCGCCGTGGCCAAGCTGGAAGAGGCCATGACCGCCATCGCCGGCGCCACCGCTTCCATCCAGTCCGGCGCGGGCGAGATCAGCCACTCGGCCGACGACCTGTCGCGCCGCACCGAGCACCAGGCCGCGACCCTGGAAGAGACCGCCGCGGCCCTCGACGAGATCACCGCCACCGTCAACAAGACCTCCGAAGGCGCCACCCACGGGCGCGAGGCAACCGCCTCGGCCAAGACCGACGCCGAACAGTCCGGCGAGATCGTGCGCAAGGCCGTCGTGGCCATGAACAAGATCCAGGAAGGCTCCAACAAGATCAGCCAGATCATCGGCGTGGTCGACGAAATCGCCTTCCAGACCAACCTGCTGGCCCTGAACGCCGGCGTCGAAGCCGCCCGCGCCGGGGAGTCCGGCAAGGGCTTCGCCGTCGTCGCCTCCGAAGTCCGCGCCCTGGCCCAGCGCTCCGCCGAAGCCGCCAAGGAGATCAAGGCGCTCATCTCGGCCTCGACCCAACAGGTCGCCGAGGGCGTGGGTCTGGTGGATGAGACCGGCAAGGCCCTGGAACGGATCGTTCGTCAGGTCGGCGAGATCTCCAACGTGGTCGGCGAGATCGCCGCCTCGGCCAAGGAAGAAGCGCTCGGCCTCGGCCAGGTGAACACCGCCGTCAACCAGATGGACCAGGTGACCCAGCAAAACGCGGCCATGGTGGAAGAGTCCACCGCCGCCAGCCGTGTGCTGGCCGACGAGGCCGAGGAACTGGCCCGACTGGTGGGCCGCTTCCGGGTCTCGGGCGCGCCCCAGGCCGCCCGCGCCACCGGCCGCGCGGCTCCCGCCGCGCCGGCTCGCCACGCCCCGGCCCACCGGCCGCAGGTCACGCAACACCAAGCTCCCGCCAGCCGCGGAAACACCGCGCTCGCCCATCGGCCCCAGGCTGAGGACGACAGCTGGGAAGAGTTCTAA
- a CDS encoding energy transducer TonB family protein — protein MKNIIKILGGCALALAVAGSASAGSFEDSMGRCLTKNANTRDAAMVMLECTADAGKLSGCKVLEDSKPNKGFDKAALCVAEALPMGSKTGTVKVPMRFPGGG, from the coding sequence ATGAAAAATATCATCAAGATCTTGGGCGGTTGCGCCCTGGCTCTGGCGGTCGCCGGTTCGGCGTCTGCTGGGAGCTTTGAGGACAGCATGGGCCGTTGCCTGACGAAGAACGCTAACACGCGGGACGCGGCGATGGTCATGCTGGAGTGCACCGCTGACGCCGGCAAGCTCTCGGGCTGCAAGGTGCTCGAGGACAGCAAGCCGAACAAGGGCTTCGACAAGGCCGCGCTCTGCGTCGCCGAAGCGTTGCCGATGGGCTCGAAGACCGGCACCGTGAAGGTTCCGATGCGCTTCCCGGGCGGCGGCTAG
- a CDS encoding DUF72 domain-containing protein, translating into MAQAGYIRAGIGGFTFEPWRGVFYPEGLKQADELAYASRHLTSIEINSTYYSSQKPETFAKWKAATPEGFVFSLKASRFCTNRKILAQSADSISKFLNQGIVELGDRLGPILWQFMPTKKFEPADFEAFLDLLPKTQEGLKLRHVVEVRNPSFVDVAFVRMCRNRNVAICVSENDRYPMIPDVTADFVYARLIDGSDDIPTGYAPEGLDKWARRFTEYAQGRCPDDLTPVDRTAPAEQPVDVFSYFIHEGKVRAPAAAMELISRVNK; encoded by the coding sequence ATGGCGCAGGCAGGTTACATCCGGGCCGGAATCGGGGGCTTCACCTTCGAGCCCTGGCGCGGAGTCTTCTATCCTGAGGGCCTCAAGCAGGCCGACGAGCTCGCCTATGCCAGCCGCCACCTGACCTCCATCGAGATCAATTCCACCTACTATTCGTCGCAGAAGCCCGAGACCTTCGCCAAGTGGAAGGCCGCGACGCCCGAGGGCTTCGTGTTTTCCCTGAAGGCCTCGCGGTTCTGCACCAACCGCAAGATCCTGGCCCAGTCGGCGGACTCGATCAGCAAGTTCCTGAACCAGGGGATCGTCGAACTGGGGGACCGGCTAGGCCCGATCCTCTGGCAGTTCATGCCCACCAAGAAATTCGAGCCCGCCGACTTCGAGGCCTTCCTCGACCTGCTGCCCAAGACCCAAGAAGGTCTGAAGCTGCGGCACGTGGTGGAGGTGCGCAACCCGAGCTTCGTGGACGTGGCCTTCGTGAGGATGTGCCGCAACCGCAACGTGGCGATCTGCGTCTCGGAGAACGACCGCTATCCGATGATCCCCGACGTCACCGCCGACTTCGTCTATGCGCGCCTGATCGACGGCTCCGATGACATCCCCACCGGCTACGCGCCCGAGGGGCTCGACAAGTGGGCCAGGCGGTTCACGGAATATGCGCAAGGCCGCTGCCCCGACGACCTGACGCCGGTGGACCGCACCGCCCCGGCCGAACAGCCGGTCGACGTGTTCAGCTACTTCATCCACGAGGGCAAGGTGCGCGCTCCGGCCGCCGCGATGGAGCTGATCTCCCGGGTCAATAAATAG